The Actinocatenispora sera genome has a window encoding:
- a CDS encoding dihydrofolate reductase family protein, translating to MTLTQYFTATSIDGYIADEHNSLDWLFEADGSSEEARSDGAAEEPAGDRFAEFFAGVGAMALGATTYEWMLEHEQMAAHPEKWQRYYGDTPVWVFTHRELTPVPGIPLRFVADDVVGTHAAMVEAAAGRNIWLVGGGGLVGEFADLGLLDEIILGVAPVLLGAGAPVLPRRLTSRSLTLTELSRDNGFAYLRYRVHHD from the coding sequence ATGACACTGACCCAGTACTTCACCGCGACCAGCATCGACGGCTACATCGCGGACGAGCACAACAGCCTGGACTGGTTGTTCGAGGCGGACGGTTCCAGCGAGGAGGCCCGTTCCGACGGCGCGGCGGAGGAGCCGGCCGGCGACCGGTTCGCCGAGTTCTTCGCGGGCGTCGGCGCGATGGCGCTCGGCGCCACCACGTACGAGTGGATGCTCGAACACGAGCAGATGGCCGCGCACCCGGAGAAGTGGCAGCGGTACTACGGGGACACGCCGGTGTGGGTCTTCACCCACCGCGAGCTGACCCCGGTGCCGGGCATCCCGCTGCGGTTCGTGGCCGACGACGTCGTCGGTACGCACGCGGCGATGGTCGAGGCCGCCGCCGGCCGCAACATCTGGCTGGTCGGCGGCGGGGGTCTGGTCGGCGAGTTCGCCGACCTGGGCCTGCTGGACGAGATCATCCTCGGCGTCGCCCCGGTACTGCTCGGCGCCGGCGCCCCGGTGTTGCCGCGCCGGCTGACCTCCCGCTCGCTCACCCTCACCGAGCTGTCCCGCGACAACGGCTTCGCCTACCTCCGCTACCGCGTGCACCACGACTGA
- a CDS encoding LamB/YcsF family protein — protein MDLNSDLGEGFGRWTLGDDDALLAIVTSANVACGFHAGDPTTMRRVCAGAAAQGVAVGAQVGYRDLAGFGRRRIDYDPGELTDDVLYQLAALDGFCRVAGTRVTYVKPHGALYNTAVRDEAQAAAVARAVAEYDPTLPVLGLPGSALLRCAAEVGLRTVAEGFADRGYAPDGTLVSRRDPGALVTDPDEVVARALRMAVGGEVVAVNGASLPIAIDSLCVHGDTPGAVALASRLRTALTEAGLALAPFAPGDLLRP, from the coding sequence ATGGACCTGAACAGTGACCTCGGCGAGGGGTTCGGACGCTGGACGCTCGGCGACGACGACGCCCTGCTCGCGATCGTGACCAGCGCGAACGTGGCCTGCGGGTTCCACGCCGGGGACCCGACGACGATGCGCCGGGTGTGTGCCGGCGCGGCCGCGCAGGGTGTCGCCGTCGGCGCCCAGGTCGGCTACCGGGATCTCGCCGGCTTCGGCCGGCGGCGGATCGACTACGACCCGGGCGAGCTGACCGACGACGTGCTCTACCAGCTCGCCGCGCTGGACGGCTTCTGCCGGGTCGCCGGTACCCGCGTCACCTACGTCAAGCCGCACGGCGCGCTCTACAACACCGCGGTACGCGACGAGGCGCAGGCGGCGGCCGTGGCCCGGGCGGTGGCCGAGTACGACCCGACCCTGCCGGTACTGGGGCTGCCCGGCTCGGCGCTGCTGCGCTGCGCGGCCGAGGTCGGGCTGCGCACCGTGGCGGAGGGGTTCGCGGACCGCGGGTACGCCCCGGACGGCACGCTGGTGTCCCGGCGGGACCCGGGCGCGCTCGTCACCGACCCGGACGAGGTGGTCGCCCGGGCGCTGCGGATGGCGGTGGGCGGCGAGGTGGTGGCGGTCAACGGCGCCTCGCTGCCGATCGCGATCGACTCGCTGTGCGTGCACGGTGACACGCCGGGCGCGGTGGCGCTGGCCTCCCGGCTGCGCACGGCGCTGACCGAGGCCGGCCTGGCGCTCGCCCCGTTCGCGCCCGGCGACCTGCTCCGCCCCTGA
- a CDS encoding biotin-dependent carboxyltransferase family protein, with the protein MRALTVLKPGLLTTVQDRGRPGLAYLGVPRSGAADLPALELANRLVGNEPGAAGLEFTVTGAVLRAEEPLLVAVTGAPAPVRVAGAEVPHGAAVRVPAGAELAVGTARTGLRSYLAVGGGVAVPPVLGSRATDTLSGLGPAPLRKGDAIPIGPPRAVRAADDEAIAAAPTGAGGTDAARTGTGHTGTGSIDAARTGTGHTGAGGIDAARTGTGRTGAGPDGDAGHGDAGRAGAGGAAAVVLRVHPGPRVDWFTPAAVRTLLSADYRVSPTSNRVGMRLAGPALARAVDAELPSEGVVLGAVQVPAGGEPLVFLADHPTTGGYPVIAVVDPDDVPRAAQARPGTPVRFESEGVPGWT; encoded by the coding sequence ATGAGGGCGTTGACGGTGCTCAAGCCGGGGCTGCTGACCACGGTGCAGGACCGGGGCCGGCCGGGCCTCGCGTACCTCGGCGTGCCCCGCTCGGGCGCCGCCGACCTGCCGGCGCTGGAGCTGGCGAACCGGCTGGTGGGCAACGAGCCGGGCGCGGCCGGGTTGGAGTTCACCGTCACCGGCGCGGTACTGCGGGCCGAGGAGCCACTGCTCGTCGCGGTCACCGGTGCGCCGGCCCCGGTGCGGGTCGCCGGGGCCGAGGTGCCGCACGGCGCGGCGGTACGGGTGCCGGCCGGTGCGGAGCTCGCCGTCGGCACCGCCCGTACCGGGCTGCGCAGTTACCTCGCCGTCGGCGGCGGCGTCGCGGTCCCGCCGGTGCTCGGCAGCCGCGCCACCGACACCCTGTCCGGCCTCGGCCCGGCCCCGCTGCGGAAGGGCGACGCGATTCCGATCGGCCCGCCACGCGCGGTCCGCGCCGCCGACGACGAGGCGATCGCCGCCGCACCGACCGGCGCCGGCGGCACCGACGCGGCCCGGACCGGCACCGGCCACACCGGCACCGGCAGCATCGACGCGGCCCGGACCGGCACCGGCCACACCGGCGCCGGCGGCATCGACGCGGCCCGGACCGGCACCGGCCGAACTGGTGCCGGCCCGGACGGGGACGCAGGCCACGGCGACGCGGGCCGGGCCGGCGCGGGTGGCGCGGCAGCGGTGGTGTTGCGGGTGCATCCGGGGCCGCGGGTGGACTGGTTCACCCCGGCGGCGGTGCGGACGTTGCTCTCCGCGGACTACCGGGTCTCGCCGACGAGCAACCGGGTCGGCATGCGGTTGGCCGGGCCGGCGCTGGCGCGGGCGGTCGACGCGGAACTGCCCAGCGAGGGCGTCGTCCTCGGTGCGGTCCAGGTACCGGCGGGCGGCGAACCGCTGGTGTTCCTGGCCGACCATCCCACCACCGGCGGCTACCCGGTGATCGCGGTCGTGGACCCCGACGACGTGCCGCGCGCCGCGCAGGCCCGGCCCGGTACGCCGGTCCGGTTCGAGTCCGAAGGAGTGCCCGGATGGACCTGA
- a CDS encoding 5-oxoprolinase subunit B family protein: MRIRPAGPHAVLLECADAAEVAAWHAEVQRRRASGALAATDLVPAARTVLVDGVPDPAALAASLADGFPAAPTGSPAGGAAAFPSGEQAGSGGGTVENRSDEAAERPARPRIPPVGAAHVELDCVYDGPDLAEVAELWGTSVDGVVARHTGTEFRVAFCGFSPGFGYLTGLPAELAVPRRDSPRPRVPAGSVGLAGEYSGVYPSPSPGGWRLIGRTDRVLFDPDASPPALLTPGTRVTFRAVRG; this comes from the coding sequence ATGAGGATCCGACCGGCGGGGCCGCACGCGGTGCTGCTGGAGTGTGCGGACGCGGCCGAGGTCGCCGCCTGGCACGCCGAGGTGCAGCGGCGCCGGGCCAGCGGTGCGCTGGCCGCGACCGACCTGGTCCCGGCCGCCCGTACGGTGCTGGTGGACGGTGTCCCCGACCCCGCCGCGCTGGCCGCGAGCCTGGCGGACGGTTTCCCCGCCGCGCCGACCGGCAGCCCTGCCGGCGGGGCCGCCGCGTTTCCCTCCGGCGAGCAGGCCGGCAGCGGCGGCGGGACGGTCGAGAACCGTTCCGACGAGGCGGCCGAACGCCCTGCCAGGCCCCGGATCCCGCCGGTCGGGGCGGCGCACGTCGAGCTCGACTGCGTGTACGACGGGCCCGACCTCGCCGAGGTCGCCGAGTTGTGGGGTACCAGCGTCGACGGGGTGGTCGCCCGGCACACCGGCACCGAGTTCCGGGTGGCGTTCTGCGGCTTCTCGCCGGGCTTCGGCTACCTGACCGGGCTGCCGGCCGAGCTGGCGGTGCCGCGCCGGGACAGCCCGCGGCCCCGGGTGCCGGCCGGCTCGGTCGGCCTGGCCGGCGAGTACTCCGGCGTCTACCCGTCGCCGTCGCCGGGCGGGTGGCGGCTGATCGGCCGTACCGACCGGGTGCTGTTCGACCCGGACGCGTCGCCGCCGGCGCTGCTGACCCCCGGTACCCGGGTGACGTTCCGGGCGGTCCGCGGATGA
- a CDS encoding GNAT family N-acetyltransferase produces the protein MTAALRARLTRGEAAMADLAEVGGDSATVAGIACASYGIDQPWATWARPVTPPDDLTPVADWLAGHGGPWSVKVSAADTAAPAYRGLSEWLVLPVYALADPVGAAPVPGLSIGAPRDPAEFLAVYGAQLAPLATARHLASPRYRFLVGRIDGEPVGCALAQRAGDTAYVSAVTVRPEYRRRGIGAALSVAATVAATGLTDGPVWLHAEDGPARIYRRLGYQRVDTHVVLTPR, from the coding sequence CCGAGGTCGGCGGCGACTCGGCGACCGTGGCCGGGATCGCCTGCGCCAGCTACGGAATCGACCAGCCGTGGGCGACCTGGGCGCGCCCGGTGACGCCACCCGACGACCTGACTCCGGTGGCCGACTGGCTGGCCGGCCACGGCGGGCCCTGGTCGGTGAAGGTGTCGGCGGCCGACACCGCCGCACCGGCGTACCGCGGCCTTTCCGAGTGGCTGGTACTGCCGGTGTACGCGCTGGCCGACCCGGTCGGCGCGGCGCCGGTGCCGGGCCTGTCGATCGGCGCGCCCCGCGATCCGGCCGAATTCCTCGCCGTCTACGGGGCGCAGCTCGCGCCGCTGGCGACGGCGCGACACCTGGCCAGCCCGCGGTACCGGTTCCTGGTGGGCCGGATCGACGGCGAGCCGGTGGGGTGCGCGCTCGCGCAGCGCGCCGGGGACACGGCGTACGTGTCAGCGGTGACGGTACGGCCGGAGTACCGCCGGCGTGGCATCGGCGCCGCGCTCTCGGTGGCGGCGACGGTGGCGGCGACCGGGCTGACCGACGGACCGGTGTGGCTGCACGCCGAGGACGGGCCGGCCCGGATCTACCGCCGCCTCGGGTACCAGCGGGTCGACACGCACGTGGTGCTCACCCCGCGCTGA